The Rhodospirillales bacterium genome segment ATTGGGTTGCTTCGCGCGAACGTACGAGCGGTCAGGAAGCAAGATGCAGACGCCATTCGGCGTTTCGGGCACACACACAGGCACACACAGGCATACACCCCACGCAGCTGTGTTTTGAGGGCCTGGGCCAGCGGTGGTGAGCGAAGAGGGCTAGCCTCTGCCGGTCAGTCCGGTGCCGCTCGACAAGGGGAACCCCATGGCGAACAGCAGCAATTCCACCCCAGCGACCGAACGCGGCAACCATCCGCTCAACCCCCTGACCCCAGCCGAAATCCGAGCCGCAGCCGGGATCGTCCGGGAATGGGACGGTTGGACGGAAACCACGAGATTCGAATCGATTCGCCTGCGCTATCCCGGCAAGGCGCAATGCCGGGCGGAGATCGCGGACGGCGCGGCCAGCGGCAGCCGGAGGGCCTATGTCAGCGCATACGACACTGCAACCGACGGCGTCTCCGAGCTGATCGTCGACCTGACCGGTCGCGCGGTGGAATCGGCCCGCGAGGTTCAGGGTGCGCGACCGGCGATCAACATCGACGAGTTCCTGGTCTGCGCGGAGACCGTGCCCCAGCATCCCGACTTCATAGCGGCGATGGCGAAGCGCGGCGTCACCGACCTCTCGAACATCCAGATCGACCCCTTCTCGGCCGGCAATTTCGGTTTCAAGGACGAGCGCGGACATCGGCTGGTGCACTGCTTGGTCTACCTGCGCTCCGATCCGGCGGACAACGGCTACGCTCATCCGGTCGAGGGTCTGAACGTCCTGTTCGACCTCAACAGGGTCGAGGTTGTCCGGGTCCTCGACCACGGGGTCCACCAGATCCCGATGGCTTCCTCGAACTATCAGGCCTCGCGGCCCGAGATCACCGACACCCTGCGCGGCGACCTGATGCCGATCCACATCGTCCAGCCCGACGGCCCGTCCTTCACCGTCGAGGACCGCGTCGTGAGCTGGGCCAACTGGCGCTTCCACGTCGAGTTCCATCCGCGCGAAGGCCTCGTGCTCAACGACATCCGGGTGCGCAGCGGCGAGCGTGCGCCGTGGCGGCCGCTGATCTGGCGCGCATCGATCGCGGAGATGGTAGTCCCCTACGGCGATCCGTCCTTCAACCACTACCGCAAGAACGCCTTCGATGTCGGCGAGTACGGCATGGGCCAAGTTGCCAACCCGCTGAAACTCGGCTGCGACTGCCGCGGTCACATTCACTACTTCGACGGCGTGTTCAACCTGACCTCGGGCGAGCCGGCGGTCGTCGAGAACGCCGTCTGCCTGCACGAGGAAGACGACGGCATGTTATGGAAGCACACCGACTACGTGACCGGCGGGACGGAGCACCGCCGGGCGCGCAGGCTGCTCATCTCGATGGTCGCGACGGTCGGCAACTACGAGTACGGATTTTACTGGATCTTCCACATGGACGGTACGCTGGAGCTGGAGGTCAAGGCGACCGGCATCGTGAACACCCAGGGCCTGAACGCGGTCTCCGGCGTCGCCTACGGCACCGAGGTCATGCCCGGCGTCGTCGCCCCCAATCACCAGCATCTGTTCTGCGCCCGGCTCGACATGGCTGTCGACGGCGACGCCAACCGGCTGGTCGAGTTGAACGTGGTGCGGCCCCCGATGGGCGGGGACAACCCGCACGGCAACGCGTTCCGCGTCGAGGAAACGGTGATCGAAACCGAGGGAGGCCGGAGGCGAAACGCGGACAGCGAGCGGTTGTGGAAGGTCGAGAGCACTTCGGTGACCAACGCGCTGGGCAGGGCAACGGCCTATCGCCTCCATTCCGGAGGCATGTTGCGGCCGTGGCTCCATGCCGACACCATGATGGCGAGACGCGCCGCCTTCATCTTCAACCATGTCTGGTGCACGCCCAGCGATCCAGACCAGCGGTACCCGGCCGGACGCTTCGTCAACCAAAGCGACGGTTCGGACACCATCGCAACCTGGGTGAAGCAGGGCCGGTCGATCAGGGACACCGACATCGTGCTGTGGCATACGTTCGGCATTCTGCACCTGCCGCGAGTCGAGGACTGGCCGGTCCAGCCGGTCGCCCGCACCGGCTTCCGCCTCGAAGCCGACGGTTTCTTCGATCGCAATCCGAGACTCGACGTGCCGCCCAGCGCCTGACAAGACGGCGATCCGCCCGACACCCGGTCGCGACGGAGACAATGCCCGGCGCGACCCCCAGCCACGAGCAGAAGTGCCGGGCGGATGGGAAGGCGGAGAACTCGGGGCCGATCTCCGCGGCCACCGTCAACGCCGTGCCCGTGCCGATGGTCGGGATCACGGTGAGATCGACCCCCATCATCCGGTGCAGCGCCGCGCGCGTGGCCGGGTCCGAGCGCGGATCGGCCGGACGCTGGGCGACCGGAGCAGGGCTGTCGGGAGTTCCGTCTGCCGGTGCCGGCGTCAGGCCATCGATCATGGTCGCAATCCGCGCCTCGCAGGCCTGGATCTGCTGCTCCAGGAAGTCGTGGCGCTGCAGCGCCTGCTCCAGCGAGAACAGGTGCTCCTCGCGCCAAGTCCCCTCCAATCAACCTTCTCCGCTATTCTTTGCTTTCCTGCCCATTGTCAGATTCGCTCTTGAGTGACGGCAAATTCGACCACGAAATCTTCGGCAGATCGCCGTCCGGCTTATGCGCCCGCTCTGCGCCGAGCACCGCACGACCTGCCTTTGGCCGAAAGCGGATAAAGGACAGCCGCCGAGACAGCACCCCGTCCGTCCGGGCGGGCACGAGGCTCGATCATGTGTGCAGCGCGCCCGCACGCCGTTCGGCGGCGATCCGCTCGCGGCGCGCCTGCGCAAGCTCGTAGCTCGCCTGCATCCGCATCCAGTGCTCGGCGGTGCCCCAGCCGACATCCTCAAGCGCCAGCGCCATGTTCGCCGACACGCCCGCCTTGCCGTTCAGCAGCCGCGACAGCGTTCCGCGCTCGCAACCGAGACGTGCCGCCGTCTCGGTCACATTCCAGCCCACTTCGTCCATGCTCTCGCGGATCAGTTCGCCCAAGTGCGGCGGGTTCTGCATCGGGCCGACGCGATCGCTCGCAATGTCGTTCATGGTCAGTGCTCCCGTTCCGTCAGTGGTAGTCGATCAGGTCCACGACCACGGCCTCGCCGTCCTCGAAGCGGAACACCACGCGCCAGTTGCCCGAGACGCGAACGCTCCACTGGCCCGTGCGGTCGCCCTTGAGGGGATGCAGCCGGAAGTTCGGCGCGTCCGCGCTGCTCGGATGCGTCGCCTCTTGCAGCCGAAACAGGATGCGCCGGAGCCGTGGCGCGAGACCGGCTGGCAGCCGCGCCGCGTCATCGCGCTCGTTCAGCGCTCGCAGTCCCTTGTGCCTGATCCTCATGATTAACTGTAGCGCGGCACGTTACACGCTGCAATCGCCTGCCGTGCTGTCCCAACCGGTGGCGACTCTGCGGAGCTCGCCAACGCGCTGCGGGAGCAAGAGCGGCATTGCCGCTCGCCGGCGCCCGCACCACCACCGACGGCGCGGGCCGAGTGAACGACGCTGCCGGTGCGCCCGGTTTCATGCGCTGATCGGTTACCTCCGGCTTCCTATCGTGCCGTGCACCGGTTCCGGGACTGTCTCAACAAGTGCGCGACGGGCGCTGCCGCTCAAACGTCGCTCAGGCTAAACACCGATTGCGCAACGGTTTTCATCGCCAGACAGCTTGAGTGGTCAGGAAGCGCGATTGGGACGCCCTTCGGCGCGTTGGCCTCACACTCCATGTAGAGAGTAGAAGACCCCCGGTCCCTTGGCAGTTGAGTCCGGTGACAGTCGATCGGAATCGGCCTTCCGGCTGCAGCTCTTCAGCACGATCTCCGGTGCGGAGCCACATTGCATCGGGCATTGCCCCGTTTTACGGTCACACCGCAGCACCATGTTTCTTTGTTCCCTCCTGACGCAGTCTGGAAGCCCTGCAGAAGCCGCTTCAACGGGTCCGGCAAATCGTTCTGAGGCCCACCATCCGGCCGCAGCCCGAGGAACCACGTCTCCCCCCGCAACCGGACCGATGGCCTACTGGTCAGCGCTGCGCCGTCTTCCAATCGGCCGCGGTATGAAACGGAGACTCCGAGGCTGCCAGCGGTGGTTGGCCCCGGATTGCGTCGGCGGCCTTCTCGGCAATCATGATCGTCGGCGCGTTGAGATTTCCCGTCGTGATGGCCGGCATCACCGAACTGTCGACGACGCGCAATCCGTCCATCCCATGCACCCGGTTCTGCGGGTCAATCACCGCCATCGCGTCCGTGCCCATCTTGCAGGTGCCGCAGGGATGATAAGCGCTCTGAACCGTTTCGCGGACGAACGCATCGATTTCTGCGTCGCTCTGGACGGAAGCGCCGGGCGCGAGTTCTTCGCCGCGGTAGGGATCGAAGGCGGGCTGGGCGAAGATCTCCCGGGTGAACCGCACACAGGCCCGCATATCGGCCCAGTCATCGGCGTGGCTCATGTAATTGAACCGGATTCGAGGCGGTGCGGCCGGATCAACCGAAGCGAGTCGGACGGATCCACGGGAGTTCGAGCGCATCGGGCCGGCGTGGGCCTGGTAGCCGTGGCAGCGGACCTGTTCCTTCATGTCGTAGGAAGCCGCCAGCGGCAGGAAATGGTACTGGATGTCGGGCCAGCGAATGCCCGGGCGTGAGCGGATGAAGCCGCCGGCCTCGAAGTGGTTGGTGGCGCCAAGTCCGGATTGGCACGCCACCCACCGAAGCCCGATCAACGCCTTGCGCAGCAAACCGGTAGCGGCGTAGAGCGTCACCGGCCGGGTGCACGCCTGCTGGATATAGAGTTCCAGATGATCCTGGAGGTTTTCCCCGACACCGGGCAGATCGTGGACCACCTCGATGTCGAATTCGCGAAGTTGATCGGCCGGGCCAATTCCCGACAGCATCAGCAGCTGCGGGGTGTTGATCGGCCCACCGCTCAGGATGACTTCGCGGGCCGCCAGCGCCGTTCGGATGACGCCGCCCTGCCGGTACTCGACACCGCTGACCCGCCGGCCATCCAGGAGAAGCCGGGTCGCCAGCGCCTGGGTTGCGACGGCCAAATTCCCCCGACTTCGAGCCGGCTTCAGGTACGCGTTGGCGGTGCTCCAGCGTCGCCCCCGATGGACCGTCATGTCCATCGGACCGAGACCTTCCTGCCGGTAGCCGTTCATGTCGGCAGTGCGGGCGTAACCAGCCTGCTCACCCGCCGCGATGAAGGCACCGTAAAGCGGATTGCGCATGCCACCGCGCGAGGTATGGAGCGGGCCCGAGTCACCCCGGTAATCGTCGCCACCGCCGCTGAAGCTCTCGGCCCGCCGGAAGTACGGCAGTACTTCGGCATATGACCATCCCGTCGCGCCGGCCGCGGCCCAGCCCTCGTAGTCCAGGGCGTTGCCGCGGACATAGGCCATCCCGTTGACCGACGAGGAGCCGCCGAGCACCTTGCCGCGCGGACAGTGCAAACGCCGGCCGCCCAGATGCGGCTCGGGCTCGGTCTGATAGTGCCATCCGTAACGCGGGTGGTTCATGGCGATGGCGAGCGCCGTCGGCATCTGCACGAAGATGCTGCGGTCGCTGCCGCCGGCCTCGATCAGCAACACACGCGCGGTGCCGTCCTCGGTCAGCCGATTGGCCAGAACGCAGCCTGCCGACCCGGCACCAACGACGACATATTCGAACATCTGTCGCGTGTTCATCTGGATGCGCCGCCGCCCCTACTCTTGCGGCCCTATGGCCGTCATGGTAGCCCTAACGAGCGTCATTGCCTGCAATGGCGTGTAACGGACACCCAACCAGGAGGATATGGCGATGACAGAACGCGTGCGCATGACAGTGCTCGGGGTGGTTGCAGCTCTGCTGTTTTCGCCCTCCGTCTGGGCGGCCGATCCCGATTCGTGCCAGACGGTTCGCTTCTCTGATGTGGGATGGACTGACATCACTTCGACGACCGCGGCAACTTCCGTGGTCCTCACGGCCCTCGGCTACGAGCCGACTGCGTCCGTGCTCTCCGTGCCGGTGACGTACACCAGTCTCAAGAATGGCGATATCGACGTCTTCCTCGGCAACTGGATGCCGACCATGGAAGCCGACATCGCGCCATACCGGGACGAGGGGTCGGTCGAAACCGTCGCCCAGAACCTGACCGGGGCGAAATACACCCTTGCCGTCAACAAGCTGGCGGCCGACGGTGGCATCACGAGCTTCGGCGACATTTCCCAGTACAGCGCAGAACTCGAAGGCAAGATCTACGGCATCGAGCCGGGCAATGACGGCAATCGGCTGATCCAGGCCATGATCGACGAGAACACGTTCGGGCTGCAGGGATTCGAGCTGGTGGAATCGAGCGAGCAAGGCATGCTCGCCCAGGTGGACCGGGCGAACCGCAGGGATCAGTGGATCGTGTTCCTGGGGTGGGAGCCGCACCCGATGAATGCGAAGTACGAGATGACCTATCTCGCCGGCGGCGATGACATTTTCGGCCCGAACTTCGGCGGTGCGGAGGTCTACACCAACACCCGGCAGGGTTACGTTGAAGAGTGCCCGAACGTCGGGAGGCTGCTGACCAACCTGACGTTCACGCTGGCGATGGAAAACGAGATCATGACCGCCATCCTCGAGGACGAGCAGGAACCGCAGCAGGCCGCAACGGCATGGCTCCAAGCGAACCCGTCCATCCTGGAGGGTTGGCTTGACGGAGTGACGACCCTGAGCGGCGACGACGGCTTGGCTGCCGTGAACGCAAGCCTCGGGCTCTAAAACGAGTTCCGCCCCGTCCGACTGCACGACGGGGCGGACAGCCCGGGAATAGGTATTGCACTGGTTGACGGACCAGAAGATTCCCCTCGGCAAGTGGATCAAGTCCCTTGCGGACTTGCTGCTCGACCACGGGGCCTGGTTCTTCGACTACGTCTCTGAGTTCCTGAAGTTCCTGATCGAGGGCGTGGCCGGCCTGCTGCTGGCCGTCCCCTCGCTCGCCCTGGTGCTGGCGCTTGCCGGCCTCGCGTTCTGGCTGCACCGGTCCTGGAAACTGGTCGCCGCCGTCGTGCTGCTGCTGCTGCTGGTGATCAACCTCGGCTATTGGGAAACCACGGTCCAGACCTTCACGCTCATCCTGTTTTCCACAGTGATCTGTGTTGTCATCGGCGTGCCGGTCGGTATCGCTGCCGCACACCGGCCCTGGCTCTACAACGCCATCCGTCCCGTACTCGACCTGATGCAGACGATCCCGACCTTCGTTTACCTGATTCCAACCATGATCATGTTCGGGTTGGGCGTGGTGCCCGGCCTGATCTCCACGGTGATCTTTGCCATCCCCGCCCCAATCCGGCTCACGCATCTGGGTGTCTCCGGAGTGCCGCGGCCGCTCATCGAGGCCGGCGAGGCGTTCGGGGCGACACGCCGCCAGCTCCTCTGGAAGGTGGAGCTGCCACACGCCCTGCCGACCATCATGGCCGGCGTCACCCAGTGCATCATGCTCAGCCTGTCGATGGTGGTCATCGCGGCAATGGTCGGCGCGCCAGGCCTCGGCGTGCCAGTGTTGCGCGCACTCAACACCGTGAACATCGCCAAGGGCTTCGAGGCCGGGCTCGCCATCGTCATTGTCGCCTTCTTGCTCGATCGCCTGTGCAAGCCGCGTGGCGGCACCAAGCAGCGGGGCTGACCCATTCACGCGATCGAGCTGAAGGCGGTCGACATCCTGTTTGGTGGCGACGTACCGACTGCCCTGCAGATGCTCGACGGCGGCGTCGACCGACAAGGCATCCAGGACGCCACCGGCTCGGTCATCGGTGTTGCCGGTGCATCGCTCGCGGTGCAGAGCGGCGAGATTTGCGTCCTGATGGGTCTGTCGGGCTCCGGCAAGTCGACGCTGCTGCGCGCCGTGAACGGCCTCTGCCGTGTCACCCGCGGCGAAGTCCTGGTCCGCGACGGGAATGCCCCACTCGACATGGCTGGTTGCGATGCCGCCACGCTGCGGCGCATGCGCACGGAGCGCATCGCCATGGTGTTCCAGCAGTTTGCCCTGCTGCCGTGGCGCACCGTCCATGAGAACGTCAGCTTCGGCCTTGAACTGCGCGGCGCCGGGCGGGCGGAACGGGACACCATCGTCCGGAAACACCTCGAGCTGGTGGATCTCGACCGCTGGGGCGACAGGTACGTGCACGAGCTGTCCGGCGGCATGCAGCAGCGGGTCGGACTTGCCCGTGCACTCGCCACCGACTCCGACATCCTCCTGATGGATGAACCGTTCTCGGCATTGGATCCGCTAATCCGGGAGCACCTGCAGGACGAACTGCTGGATCTGCAGAGCCGACTCGGCAAGACGATCCTGTTCGTCAGTCATGATCTCAACGAAGCGCTCAAGCTCGGGCGGCATATCGCGATCATGGAAGCCGGCCGGATCGTCCAGTACGGCGAGCCTGAAGAAATCGTTCTCAATCCGGCCAACGCCTACGTTGCCGAGTTCATTGCCCATATGGACGCGCTCAACGTGCTGCGTTGCCGCTCGCTCATGACGCCGGTGGCGAACGTACGGCGCGATGGCGACATGCTGCGGCTCGATTGGTCGGGCCTCAATCGACTGAGACTGAACGCCGAGGGCGAACCCGACGAGGCCAGCATCGAACCGGCTCCCGCCACGATCCGGCACTATTCGCCGGACTTGGACACAGAGACGCTTACCGGCGGAACCATCTGCGCGGCGGCGCCTGACCTGCCGATGCGCACGGCCATAGAACTCCGGCACTGCACCGGCAGACCAGTACTGCTGATGGAGCAGGGCCGGATGGTAGGCGTGATCGGCGACGACGAAATCTATCGCGGCCTGATGCGACAGGGTGCCTTGGCCGGTAACCAGCAGGACTGATCTCGGCGGCCGACCCGACTTCGGTGACCGCGCTCGCGGGTCGAAGCCGCTATCGACAAGCACTGATCGTCGTGTCGTCAACCGGATTCCGGCGCAAACTCGACCAATGGCTCGCCTTCGTTGATCCACGCGCCCTGTTCGCACAACAATGCGGTGACCCGCCCCGCGCTCGGCGCCTCGATACGGTGCTCGATCTTCATGGCCTCGACAATCAGCAGCGTGGCCCCGGCAGCCACCAGGGACCCTGGCTCGACCTGTACGTCGGTCACGCGCCCCGGCATCGGTGACGCGAAATCGGAGGCCTCGCCTGAACCGCCTGTGCTCCCGGACATTCGGTCCGATCGTTCAACGACACGGTCTCCCGCGTCCAGGAAGAGCCAGACACGCAGTTCGTCCACGATCGCCGAGGCGCGAACGGCGATCCCGCCAACCCGGACATCCAGCGCTCCCCGTTCGTCGATGCTCCCTGACATCGCGTACCTGCGGCCGTCGATCCGCATCGTCCACGCACCGGCGCCAGCCGGCTCCACGCACACCTCCACAGTGCGCGCGTCGCATGACAGACGCAGGGTTTGGTTGTCGGGGCCGCCACCGCGCCAGCCATCGACCGCCTTCCACGGATCCCCGGAAGCAGGCGCCGGCGGCCGTGCCACCACCGCCAAGGCCGCCAGCGCGAAGATCTCATCCTCAGGTGGCTCGGGCGGACGGGACAGAGCGTCGAGCCGGTCGGGAATAAAACCGGTATCGACCTGACCGGCACGGAACGCGGGATCCTCGAGGCATCCGCTCAGCAGGCTCAGGTTTGTGCCCGGACCGGCACATCGGGTTTGCCGCAGTGCCGCCACGAGCCGCGAGCGAGCCTCTTCCCGATCCTTCCCGAAGGCAATCACCTTCGCGATCAGCGAATCATAGTGCGGCGGCACTCGGTCCCCCGACGCAATTCCTGCGTCGACGCGAATTCCCTCCCCGGAGGGCCAGCGGACTTCATGGATCGGGCCCGGCTGAGGTCGAAAATCATGCGCGGGATCTTCGGCGCAAACCCGCGCCTCGATCGCGTGGCCACGCAACAGGATCGCGTCCTGCTCGAAATCGAGGGGCTCACCTGCGGCAATTCGGATCTGCCATTCCACAAGGTCCAGCCCTGTCACGCATTCCGTGACCGGATGTTCGACCTGGAGGCGCGTGTTCATTTCGATGAAGTAGAACCGATTGTCGTCCGCCAGAAGGAACTCGACTGTTCCGGCGTTCTCGTAGCCAATTGCGGAGGCAGCTTCGCAGGCCGCCCCAGTAAGCCCGGCGCGCACCGCAGGATCGAGACCGGGGGCCGGCGCCTCCTCGATCACTTTCTGATGCCGCCGCTGCAGAGAGCAATCGCGCTCGAACAGATGAACCGTGCGGCCGCAGCTGTCGGCGAGGACTTGCACTTCGACGTGGCGGGCCGCCGTCACCAGCTTCTCGACCAAAAGGCGACCGTTCCCGAAGGCGGCCTCCGCCTCGCGCGCTGCCGAGTTCAGCGCCTCGCCCAGCTCGGCTTCGGTATCGACGCGCCGCAGTCCCCGGCCACCGCCGCCTGCAACGGCCTTGACCAGAACCGGGTAGCCAAGCGCACGACACCGGTCAGCAACATCGGTGGCCGCCTCTACCGGAAATCCGGGAAGCACCGGCACCCCGGCGCGCTCCATGCGGCTGCGCGCGGCATCCTTGTCTCCCATCAAGCGAATGGCGTCGGGCGACGGTCCGATCCAGCGAAAGCCCGCCGCCACGCAGGCCT includes the following:
- a CDS encoding primary-amine oxidase, which translates into the protein MANSSNSTPATERGNHPLNPLTPAEIRAAAGIVREWDGWTETTRFESIRLRYPGKAQCRAEIADGAASGSRRAYVSAYDTATDGVSELIVDLTGRAVESAREVQGARPAINIDEFLVCAETVPQHPDFIAAMAKRGVTDLSNIQIDPFSAGNFGFKDERGHRLVHCLVYLRSDPADNGYAHPVEGLNVLFDLNRVEVVRVLDHGVHQIPMASSNYQASRPEITDTLRGDLMPIHIVQPDGPSFTVEDRVVSWANWRFHVEFHPREGLVLNDIRVRSGERAPWRPLIWRASIAEMVVPYGDPSFNHYRKNAFDVGEYGMGQVANPLKLGCDCRGHIHYFDGVFNLTSGEPAVVENAVCLHEEDDGMLWKHTDYVTGGTEHRRARRLLISMVATVGNYEYGFYWIFHMDGTLELEVKATGIVNTQGLNAVSGVAYGTEVMPGVVAPNHQHLFCARLDMAVDGDANRLVELNVVRPPMGGDNPHGNAFRVEETVIETEGGRRRNADSERLWKVESTSVTNALGRATAYRLHSGGMLRPWLHADTMMARRAAFIFNHVWCTPSDPDQRYPAGRFVNQSDGSDTIATWVKQGRSIRDTDIVLWHTFGILHLPRVEDWPVQPVARTGFRLEADGFFDRNPRLDVPPSA
- a CDS encoding HigA family addiction module antitoxin, producing the protein MNDIASDRVGPMQNPPHLGELIRESMDEVGWNVTETAARLGCERGTLSRLLNGKAGVSANMALALEDVGWGTAEHWMRMQASYELAQARRERIAAERRAGALHT
- a CDS encoding type II toxin-antitoxin system RelE/ParE family toxin — encoded protein: MRIRHKGLRALNERDDAARLPAGLAPRLRRILFRLQEATHPSSADAPNFRLHPLKGDRTGQWSVRVSGNWRVVFRFEDGEAVVVDLIDYH
- the betA gene encoding choline dehydrogenase; this translates as MNTRQMFEYVVVGAGSAGCVLANRLTEDGTARVLLIEAGGSDRSIFVQMPTALAIAMNHPRYGWHYQTEPEPHLGGRRLHCPRGKVLGGSSSVNGMAYVRGNALDYEGWAAAGATGWSYAEVLPYFRRAESFSGGGDDYRGDSGPLHTSRGGMRNPLYGAFIAAGEQAGYARTADMNGYRQEGLGPMDMTVHRGRRWSTANAYLKPARSRGNLAVATQALATRLLLDGRRVSGVEYRQGGVIRTALAAREVILSGGPINTPQLLMLSGIGPADQLREFDIEVVHDLPGVGENLQDHLELYIQQACTRPVTLYAATGLLRKALIGLRWVACQSGLGATNHFEAGGFIRSRPGIRWPDIQYHFLPLAASYDMKEQVRCHGYQAHAGPMRSNSRGSVRLASVDPAAPPRIRFNYMSHADDWADMRACVRFTREIFAQPAFDPYRGEELAPGASVQSDAEIDAFVRETVQSAYHPCGTCKMGTDAMAVIDPQNRVHGMDGLRVVDSSVMPAITTGNLNAPTIMIAEKAADAIRGQPPLAASESPFHTAADWKTAQR
- a CDS encoding choline ABC transporter substrate-binding protein codes for the protein MTERVRMTVLGVVAALLFSPSVWAADPDSCQTVRFSDVGWTDITSTTAATSVVLTALGYEPTASVLSVPVTYTSLKNGDIDVFLGNWMPTMEADIAPYRDEGSVETVAQNLTGAKYTLAVNKLAADGGITSFGDISQYSAELEGKIYGIEPGNDGNRLIQAMIDENTFGLQGFELVESSEQGMLAQVDRANRRDQWIVFLGWEPHPMNAKYEMTYLAGGDDIFGPNFGGAEVYTNTRQGYVEECPNVGRLLTNLTFTLAMENEIMTAILEDEQEPQQAATAWLQANPSILEGWLDGVTTLSGDDGLAAVNASLGL
- the choW gene encoding choline ABC transporter permease subunit; the encoded protein is MHWLTDQKIPLGKWIKSLADLLLDHGAWFFDYVSEFLKFLIEGVAGLLLAVPSLALVLALAGLAFWLHRSWKLVAAVVLLLLLVINLGYWETTVQTFTLILFSTVICVVIGVPVGIAAAHRPWLYNAIRPVLDLMQTIPTFVYLIPTMIMFGLGVVPGLISTVIFAIPAPIRLTHLGVSGVPRPLIEAGEAFGATRRQLLWKVELPHALPTIMAGVTQCIMLSLSMVVIAAMVGAPGLGVPVLRALNTVNIAKGFEAGLAIVIVAFLLDRLCKPRGGTKQRG
- the choV gene encoding choline ABC transporter ATP-binding protein — protein: MKAVDILFGGDVPTALQMLDGGVDRQGIQDATGSVIGVAGASLAVQSGEICVLMGLSGSGKSTLLRAVNGLCRVTRGEVLVRDGNAPLDMAGCDAATLRRMRTERIAMVFQQFALLPWRTVHENVSFGLELRGAGRAERDTIVRKHLELVDLDRWGDRYVHELSGGMQQRVGLARALATDSDILLMDEPFSALDPLIREHLQDELLDLQSRLGKTILFVSHDLNEALKLGRHIAIMEAGRIVQYGEPEEIVLNPANAYVAEFIAHMDALNVLRCRSLMTPVANVRRDGDMLRLDWSGLNRLRLNAEGEPDEASIEPAPATIRHYSPDLDTETLTGGTICAAAPDLPMRTAIELRHCTGRPVLLMEQGRMVGVIGDDEIYRGLMRQGALAGNQQD
- a CDS encoding ATP-grasp domain-containing protein, which gives rise to MFERVLIANRGEIAARVARTCRRLGIATVGVTSWADREALHARSVDTVLPLGPSASHLSYLDSDRLLAVARRAGVDAVHPGYGFLSENAEFAEACVAAGFRWIGPSPDAIRLMGDKDAARSRMERAGVPVLPGFPVEAATDVADRCRALGYPVLVKAVAGGGGRGLRRVDTEAELGEALNSAAREAEAAFGNGRLLVEKLVTAARHVEVQVLADSCGRTVHLFERDCSLQRRHQKVIEEAPAPGLDPAVRAGLTGAACEAASAIGYENAGTVEFLLADDNRFYFIEMNTRLQVEHPVTECVTGLDLVEWQIRIAAGEPLDFEQDAILLRGHAIEARVCAEDPAHDFRPQPGPIHEVRWPSGEGIRVDAGIASGDRVPPHYDSLIAKVIAFGKDREEARSRLVAALRQTRCAGPGTNLSLLSGCLEDPAFRAGQVDTGFIPDRLDALSRPPEPPEDEIFALAALAVVARPPAPASGDPWKAVDGWRGGGPDNQTLRLSCDARTVEVCVEPAGAGAWTMRIDGRRYAMSGSIDERGALDVRVGGIAVRASAIVDELRVWLFLDAGDRVVERSDRMSGSTGGSGEASDFASPMPGRVTDVQVEPGSLVAAGATLLIVEAMKIEHRIEAPSAGRVTALLCEQGAWINEGEPLVEFAPESG